A region from the Rhodothermales bacterium genome encodes:
- a CDS encoding VWA domain-containing protein yields MSLSFGLSPLLLIPALLAAIALAVWVHRNTVPALAPAKRLLLTALRAAALLIILFLLFEPILERRLQTERPPVLAVLVDNSQSLLLTDMNGDSLTASAGEDVRDAVRAVLGADYPGELNLFQFDADLQERPTNGPAEADSIGFTGERTNISAALEQVRDALSNKNLQGVLLISDGQYNTGRNPMYLAERFPVPIHTVVIGDTTRRRDLQIRSVTTNEIAFVGDDLPVRVGLRTEDFAGERVQVALLENGALLANETVDLPAGTVEIPIDLNHIPTEEGYRRLTVTVTRLEGEATYRNNSETVTVRVLRNKRQILLIASAPDPDVAAIRQLLETNANTEVTAAVQKGAGSFYGQPALDSLASFDAMILVGYPGAQADPAFLQRLSDTARDGVPVFFILGRQTDLRRLQQAFAETLPLEVQVVRSNAVEAAFVPTAAGLQHPVLEAFAANPDAWKQLPPLVMNDSRWQPWPDTRVLAVNEVRGVRLDDPLLAIRHRDGHRSAALLASGIWRWKNVPEDLSEAGEAWTLLFSNVLQWITTREDDRPVRVAPNEQLFSGGESVTFGGQVYDESLNPIDGAEVELDVMAADSTRYPYSMDGIGNGRYALDIGALPEGSYRYRAFANRNGAPLGEDQGSFAVGALTLEFKETSANPSLLRQIAARSGGNFLDPVNLNNLPDLLLESGRFVSTFTEERQDEELRRLYLFFAIVVTLLTVEWLIRKRSGLV; encoded by the coding sequence ATGTCCCTGTCCTTCGGCCTTTCTCCCCTGTTGCTCATTCCCGCCCTCCTCGCGGCGATCGCACTGGCCGTGTGGGTGCACCGCAATACCGTCCCTGCCCTGGCGCCGGCCAAACGCCTCCTGCTTACCGCGTTACGCGCCGCCGCCTTACTGATCATCCTCTTTCTGCTTTTCGAACCCATCCTCGAACGCCGGCTCCAGACCGAGCGGCCTCCGGTGCTTGCGGTGCTGGTCGATAACAGCCAGAGCCTCCTCCTGACGGACATGAACGGCGACTCCCTCACCGCGAGCGCCGGCGAAGACGTCCGCGATGCCGTACGCGCCGTGCTCGGGGCCGACTATCCCGGCGAACTAAACCTCTTTCAGTTTGATGCCGACCTCCAGGAACGCCCGACGAACGGGCCGGCCGAAGCGGATTCGATTGGCTTCACGGGTGAACGCACCAACATCTCCGCCGCACTCGAGCAGGTGCGCGATGCGCTGAGCAACAAAAACCTCCAGGGCGTTTTGCTGATCTCCGACGGCCAGTACAACACGGGCCGCAACCCCATGTACCTGGCCGAACGTTTTCCGGTGCCTATCCATACCGTAGTCATCGGCGACACCACCCGCCGGCGCGACCTCCAGATCCGCAGCGTCACCACTAACGAGATCGCGTTTGTCGGCGACGATCTACCCGTGCGCGTGGGGCTAAGGACCGAAGACTTCGCCGGCGAGCGGGTGCAGGTGGCGCTCCTCGAAAACGGCGCCCTGCTCGCCAACGAGACCGTGGATCTCCCCGCCGGCACCGTCGAAATCCCCATCGACCTCAACCACATCCCCACCGAAGAAGGCTACCGCCGGCTGACCGTGACGGTGACGCGCCTGGAGGGTGAGGCGACCTATCGCAATAACAGCGAAACCGTCACCGTGCGTGTGCTTCGTAATAAACGCCAGATCCTCCTCATCGCCTCGGCCCCGGATCCCGACGTCGCCGCCATCCGGCAGTTACTCGAAACAAACGCCAACACGGAGGTCACCGCCGCCGTGCAAAAAGGCGCCGGAAGTTTCTACGGCCAGCCGGCGCTCGATAGTCTCGCCTCGTTTGATGCTATGATCCTCGTGGGGTATCCCGGCGCCCAGGCCGATCCAGCCTTCCTCCAACGCCTGTCCGACACCGCGCGCGACGGGGTCCCGGTCTTTTTTATCCTGGGCCGGCAGACCGACCTACGCCGGCTCCAGCAGGCGTTTGCCGAGACGCTCCCGCTGGAGGTGCAGGTCGTCCGATCCAACGCGGTCGAGGCCGCCTTCGTCCCGACAGCCGCCGGCCTGCAACACCCTGTACTCGAAGCTTTTGCCGCGAACCCCGACGCCTGGAAACAACTCCCCCCGCTCGTCATGAACGACTCGCGGTGGCAACCATGGCCCGATACCCGGGTCCTGGCGGTCAACGAGGTGCGCGGCGTCCGGCTGGACGATCCACTCCTCGCGATCCGGCACCGCGACGGCCACCGCTCCGCCGCCCTCCTCGCCTCGGGCATCTGGCGCTGGAAGAATGTGCCCGAAGATCTCTCCGAAGCCGGCGAAGCCTGGACACTCCTCTTCTCAAATGTCCTCCAGTGGATCACCACCCGAGAAGATGACCGCCCCGTACGCGTCGCTCCCAATGAGCAACTCTTCTCCGGCGGCGAATCCGTTACGTTCGGCGGACAGGTGTACGACGAAAGCCTGAACCCGATCGATGGAGCCGAAGTGGAACTGGACGTCATGGCCGCCGACAGCACGCGGTACCCCTATTCGATGGATGGTATCGGCAATGGACGATACGCGCTCGATATCGGCGCCCTGCCCGAGGGCAGCTACCGATACCGCGCCTTCGCGAACCGTAATGGCGCCCCCCTCGGTGAGGATCAGGGTTCGTTCGCGGTAGGGGCTCTGACCCTGGAATTCAAGGAAACGAGCGCCAATCCCTCCCTCCTGAGGCAGATCGCCGCACGATCCGGCGGGAACTTTTTAGACCCAGTAAACCTGAATAACCTGCCCGACCTCCTGCTTGAGTCCGGCCGATTTGTGTCGACCTTTACGGAGGAAAGGCAAGACGAAGAACTGAGAAGGTTGTACCTTTTTTTCGCGATCGTGGTGACCCTCCTCACGGTTGAATGGCTGATACGCAAACGTAGCGGGCTGGTATGA
- a CDS encoding amidohydrolase, translating into MALYPTLLDSPTTFEDFLVATRRHLHQHPEVGFHEHQTYRFIRETLIAHGLAPAGPLATTGLYVDINGALPGPHIGYRADIDALPIQDAKTRPYASQTPGVAHLCGHDVHTTIALGIAIRLHERRDELRGGVRVYFQPNEEGVPSGAPVMIRDGVLDGLEAAYALHVDPTLASGKIGLIKGAMTASSVRFQVEIKGPSTGHSARPHETSDTIWIATQILNVFYQLTGRVSDARDATVLTACRIHAGDAYNVIPDFIEFGGTLRSTSIPTSERIQLQMRTAAEEICARHGATATVNFDEGVPPVINDGRLIDHIERSIARTAGAQTIFHIPRPSMGAEDFAHYQRQLPGAMVRLGSSSSAATSYPLHDSHFDIDESVMPFAIDVLSQVLIDHLNNDPLAR; encoded by the coding sequence ATGGCTCTGTATCCCACGCTACTCGATTCCCCCACCACGTTCGAAGATTTTCTGGTGGCCACGCGCCGGCATCTCCACCAACACCCCGAAGTCGGCTTCCACGAGCACCAGACGTATCGCTTCATTCGCGAAACCCTCATCGCCCACGGCCTGGCCCCGGCCGGCCCACTGGCCACGACGGGGCTCTATGTGGATATCAATGGCGCGCTTCCCGGACCACACATCGGGTATCGGGCGGACATCGATGCGCTCCCGATCCAGGACGCCAAAACCCGCCCCTACGCCTCGCAAACCCCCGGTGTAGCCCACCTCTGCGGACACGACGTACACACCACGATAGCCCTCGGCATCGCGATCCGCCTGCACGAACGGCGCGACGAACTTCGCGGCGGCGTCCGTGTCTACTTCCAGCCCAACGAGGAAGGCGTTCCCTCCGGCGCTCCGGTGATGATCCGCGACGGCGTGCTCGATGGTCTCGAAGCCGCCTATGCCCTGCACGTGGACCCCACGCTGGCGTCGGGCAAGATCGGATTGATCAAAGGGGCCATGACGGCATCGTCCGTCCGCTTCCAGGTAGAAATCAAGGGCCCCAGCACGGGCCACTCCGCACGCCCTCATGAGACGAGCGACACGATCTGGATCGCCACTCAGATTCTCAATGTCTTCTACCAACTCACGGGCCGCGTCTCGGACGCTCGCGACGCGACGGTCCTCACGGCCTGCCGTATCCACGCCGGCGATGCCTACAACGTCATCCCCGACTTTATAGAATTCGGCGGCACACTGCGTTCCACCAGCATCCCCACGAGCGAACGCATCCAGCTCCAGATGCGCACCGCCGCCGAAGAGATCTGCGCCCGCCACGGCGCCACCGCCACGGTCAACTTCGACGAAGGCGTCCCGCCCGTGATCAACGACGGCCGACTCATCGACCATATCGAACGATCCATCGCCAGAACCGCCGGAGCACAGACCATTTTCCACATCCCCCGCCCCAGCATGGGCGCCGAGGACTTCGCCCACTACCAGCGCCAACTCCCCGGCGCCATGGTCCGCCTCGGCTCCTCAAGTAGCGCCGCCACCTCCTACCC